Below is a window of bacterium DNA.
TAATCCTGTTAGATATCTGCGCACGCTCAAGGCTCTCTGTTCGCCGAGTATGAGGTTATACTTTCTGGAACCCCGCTCATCGCAATGTCCTTCAATCATTAGGCGTATATTTCTATGTTTTTTTAACCATGTAGCAACTTTCTCCAACGTGGATATTGTGTCTTTTCCTAGACGATAGCTATCATAATCAAAAAGGATGTCAGAAAATATTACTTTTTCCTTTGCACTAGGTTCTACAAATATTGTATCCTTAACAGGCTTTTCCAAAGGAATGTTTTCTCCTTTAATTGCAGCCATCTGAGCTTGTTTTATGTTGTCTTCATACTCTTTATCACTTGTGAACTTCTTAAATGTTGAACATCCTCCTAAGCATAGTGAAAGCAACAAAGCTATAGACATAACCAGCGAAAACTTTTTCATAATTGCTCCTTATTTTTTTGTATGCTAGAATAATCTAGCGTTATGCTAAAATCTAGCATATAGAATCAGTCATGTCAATATTTGTTATGTAGAGATAAAAGAGAATTGAATGAACATAGATAAAATTAGAAACAAGTTGCAAGATTATAATCAGGAACATGTTCTTAAATGGTGGAATCAGTTAGATGATACTCAACGCAAAGGGCTTCTTCAGGACATTGAGAGTATTGATTTTGAGCTCATGGAGAAATTAGTTAACCAATACATGGAAAGAAAGGAAATCTCTATATCATTTGATGATATTAAAAGCCCTGAAATTATTAAAATTCCAAGAACTGAACGTGAAATACTGCATCAGAGAGAGGCAAAAAAGATAGGCGAGCAATGTATAAGAGATGGTAAAGTAGCTTGCTTTGTTGTTGCAGGAGGGCAGGGTACAAGGCTTGGTTTTGAAGGTCCAAAAGGAGCGTATCCTATTGGTCCAATATCCGCTAACAGCATATTTCAATTTCATGCAGAGAAGATACTTAAAGCACAGCAGAAATATAATGTCCGGCTCATGTGGTACATTATGACGAGCAAGCCGCTTCATAAGCAAACAATAAATTTTTTTAAACACAATAAATATTTTGGCATGAACAAAGATCAGGTGCGATTTTTTTCTCAAAGAATGCTTCCTGCAATAAATAAAGATGGCAGGTTTCTTATGAGTTCAAAGCATGAAGTTTTTAAGAGTCCAAATGGACATGGAGGAGCCTTGCTTGCTCTCAGGGATAGTGGAGCTATTGATGAAATGATAGAAATGGGCATTGAATATATAAGTTACTTTCAGGTGGACAATCTTATTGTCAATGTCCTGGACCCTGTTTTTATAGGTTATCATATAAAAACAGGTGCTCAGATGTCAAATAAGGTAACCCCTAAAATTGCTCCTTCGGAAAAAGTCGGAGCAGTTGTAATAATGGATAAGAAATATGCGGTTATTGAATATAGTGATTTACCCCAAGTGCATATGAGCGATAAAGATAAAGACGGCTCTTTTAAATTTAATGCAGGAAGCATAGCAATTCATATATTAAATACAGAGTTTGTAAAGTCTCTTACTGAGAAAGGGATAGGACTTCCGTATCATATAGCAGAAAAGAATATCCCTTATGTGAATAATAGCGGCGAGTATATTAAGCCAAAGGATAAGAACGGAATAAAATTTGAAACATTTATCTTTGATGCATTAAAGTTTGCTGAAAATGTCGCAAACATGGAAGTTATGCGCGAGGATGAATTCTCTCCAATAAAAAGTTTAACGGGTATAGATTCTATTGAAAGCGGAAAGCAACTCTATATAAATAGATGTGCGCGCTGGCTCATGGAAGCAGGGATTGATATTCCGTTTGACAAAAATGGAAATGCAAAAATAAAAATAGAAATCAGCCCATTAT
It encodes the following:
- a CDS encoding UDPGP type 1 family protein, with protein sequence MNIDKIRNKLQDYNQEHVLKWWNQLDDTQRKGLLQDIESIDFELMEKLVNQYMERKEISISFDDIKSPEIIKIPRTEREILHQREAKKIGEQCIRDGKVACFVVAGGQGTRLGFEGPKGAYPIGPISANSIFQFHAEKILKAQQKYNVRLMWYIMTSKPLHKQTINFFKHNKYFGMNKDQVRFFSQRMLPAINKDGRFLMSSKHEVFKSPNGHGGALLALRDSGAIDEMIEMGIEYISYFQVDNLIVNVLDPVFIGYHIKTGAQMSNKVTPKIAPSEKVGAVVIMDKKYAVIEYSDLPQVHMSDKDKDGSFKFNAGSIAIHILNTEFVKSLTEKGIGLPYHIAEKNIPYVNNSGEYIKPKDKNGIKFETFIFDALKFAENVANMEVMREDEFSPIKSLTGIDSIESGKQLYINRCARWLMEAGIDIPFDKNGNAKIKIEISPLFANSPDDLQRKDLSSIDTAKDIYLA
- a CDS encoding OmpA family protein, encoding MKKFSLVMSIALLLSLCLGGCSTFKKFTSDKEYEDNIKQAQMAAIKGENIPLEKPVKDTIFVEPSAKEKVIFSDILFDYDSYRLGKDTISTLEKVATWLKKHRNIRLMIEGHCDERGSRKYNLILGEQRALSVRRYLTGLGISPSRLYTITYGEDKPVDTGHDEKAWAKNRRSHLLISQ